In Oceanispirochaeta sp. M1, the genomic stretch TCCTATCCCACTTTTCGGCTTTTACCGCCTCTTCTGCCAGTTCTTTTCCTATCTCTTCAGGCTTTATCTTACGGTAGCCGGCTTTGGGAAATGCCTGTTTCAGTATCCCCACAGCCTCGCCGCCTGATACTGTATTTTCACCGATAAACTGCTCCGGGCGTCTCAGGTGGAGGATAAGAAGACGGGGATCGTCCTGCAGTCCTGTTTCTGAAAAGAATGCATCATTCTTTACAAGGGTAAGGCTCTTCCGGCTTGTCTCTCTTAATACTGAAAGATCCTCCGCCGGCCAGGATGTAAATCCGGAAACCTGAATATTTTTTCCATCATCAGACTGAGGCGCAGCAGCGCAATATTTCTTTCTGTATGTTTCCATTCTGCTGATGGAACGGTTTATCCTTGATTCGGTTATTTTTCCCGAAACCAGATCATCGTAGATAGCCTTTATTCCTTCCTCCTGTTCTTCGGGAGTATGGGAGATAAACAGCATATCCGCACCGGCGTCTAAACTTTTTCTTACGGCATCTGCTGTTTTGTAATGTGAACGTATTCCGTTCATTTCAAGACAGTCTGTCAGAACCAGACCTTCAAAGCCCAGAGATTCTCTGAGCAGTCCTGTTATAATCTTTTTTGAGAGTGAAGAGGGAAGGCCGCTGTCATCAAGGGCGGGTATATTCATATGAGCCACCATAATGGCAGGCATATCCTCTTCAATCCCTCTGATAAAAGGTATCAGTTCCCTCTGTTCCAGCTGGTCAAAACTGTAGGGGAGGAGAGGAAGTTCCAGGTGGGAGTCGGTTGAGGTATCTCCATGTCCGGGGAAATGTTTGAGGACAGGAATGATCCCTGCATCAATAATTGCCTTTGCTGCTGTCAGCGCCGCTTCTGTCACCTGTAGGGGATTATCTCCGTAGCTCCGGGGGCCCACTATGGGATTTTTCGGATTACTGTTGATATCAGCCACAGGAGCCAGGTTCATATTGATTCCCATCTGCTTAAGATGAGACGCCATGATCCGGGCTGTCTGCTCTATGGAATCCAGACCGGCGGCGGCACATGCCATTGCACCGGGATAGTAATTCATATTCCCGTGGAGACGGCTTACGATTCCACCCTCCTGGTCGATAGTAATAAAGGGTTCAAAACCGTTGTTTTCCAGAGTTCTGAGACGCAGCTCTTTATTCAGTTCTGTAAGCTGAGTTCCGGATTCTACATTTCTTGAAAAGAGTATCCAGTTTCCGGCAAGAAGGTCCGTACTGCAGAACCTGGCATGATCTGAAAACTCGATGCCTTCAAAACCGCAAACAAACATTTTTCCTACTTTTTTCAGTAGATCTTTTTTCATCACATTACTCCCGAGAATCTAGTTGTAAACTCTTTCACTCTTATTGTCTATAAATTTGAACCTTGGGGCATAGATTATTATATTAGTACTGTGAAGAAGTATAGTAACGCTCTGTCGAGCATAAGTAATAGGGTTTCTCTGTTTGAAACAGATCTTGAGATGGATGGTTTTCTTAAAGAGGCCATTTCCCAATTAATGGATCAGGCCGGAGCTTCTCTGGGGGCTGTGTTTGTCTATGATGAAAACTCCCGTGAACTGGTATTCCGGGTTGGATACGATAGCGGAGATTATTGGGATACCCTGCGCTGCAGCAAGAAGAAAAGGCCCATGCGTTTTTCCCTTGATGACAATGAGCTGGGCCGGGCATTCCGGGATGACTCTGTCAGAATCCATAGCTATGAGATCAGTGATGAAAATCCATTCCGATCAAAGTTACTGATTCCCATTGTGAGAGGACCCGAAAAACTGGGTGTTCTGATGATGGCTCATCCCGATGCGGGGATCTTTAAACCTGAAGATAAATCAGACCTGAAACGGGCTGCTTCCCTGCTGGGTGATATGCTCGTTGAAGCTACAGCCTTTATGTTTC encodes the following:
- a CDS encoding glycoside hydrolase family 3 protein, encoding MKKDLLKKVGKMFVCGFEGIEFSDHARFCSTDLLAGNWILFSRNVESGTQLTELNKELRLRTLENNGFEPFITIDQEGGIVSRLHGNMNYYPGAMACAAAGLDSIEQTARIMASHLKQMGINMNLAPVADINSNPKNPIVGPRSYGDNPLQVTEAALTAAKAIIDAGIIPVLKHFPGHGDTSTDSHLELPLLPYSFDQLEQRELIPFIRGIEEDMPAIMVAHMNIPALDDSGLPSSLSKKIITGLLRESLGFEGLVLTDCLEMNGIRSHYKTADAVRKSLDAGADMLFISHTPEEQEEGIKAIYDDLVSGKITESRINRSISRMETYRKKYCAAAPQSDDGKNIQVSGFTSWPAEDLSVLRETSRKSLTLVKNDAFFSETGLQDDPRLLILHLRRPEQFIGENTVSGGEAVGILKQAFPKAGYRKIKPEEIGKELAEEAVKAEKWDRILVLCSDLFLHKEAMIFLKRLLKSDTKTAVAVMRTPYEAGEFTDADALILCYEDTMPAYISLTEFLTGDFKAEGVCPVKIPGL